In Euphorbia lathyris chromosome 9, ddEupLath1.1, whole genome shotgun sequence, the following are encoded in one genomic region:
- the LOC136207359 gene encoding LOW QUALITY PROTEIN: acid phosphatase 1 (The sequence of the model RefSeq protein was modified relative to this genomic sequence to represent the inferred CDS: deleted 2 bases in 1 codon), translating into MVMGWVYCLSWRLAVEANNVCGWRTVPTTQCLGYVEGYMRGGQYKFDVELVINEITSFAKGIVVSDDGLDAWILDVDDTCISNLFYYKTKRYGCDPYDPEGFKTWAMKGECPAIPPVLRLFQELITNGFKVFLLTERDKDTLGLTTLHNLYNQGFLGYHRLIMRY; encoded by the exons ATGGTGATGG GGTGGGTTTATTGCTTAAGCTGGCGGTTGGCTGTGGAGGCTAACAATGTTTGTGGATGGCGGACTGTCCCG ACGACACAATGCCTAGGGTATGTCGAAGGTTACATGAGGGGCGGGCAGTACAagtttgatgttgaattggttatTAATGAAATTACGAGTTTTGCTAAAGGAATTGTTGTTTCTGATGATGGATTGGATGCTTGGATTCTTGATGTTGATGATACTTGCATCTCTAATCTCTTCTACTATAAGACCAAACGATATGG ATGTGATCCATACGATCCagaaggttttaaaacatgggCTATGAAAGGAGAGTGTCCAGCTATTCCTCCAGTGTTAAGACTGTTTCAAGAGTTGATTACTAATGGTTTTAAGGTATTCCTTCTCACTGAGAGAGACAAAGATACTCTTGGACTCACTACTCTTCATAATTTGTATAATCAAGGTTTTCTTGGCTATCATCGACTCATTATGAGGTATTAA
- the LOC136205835 gene encoding LOW QUALITY PROTEIN: BTB/POZ domain-containing protein At3g08570-like (The sequence of the model RefSeq protein was modified relative to this genomic sequence to represent the inferred CDS: inserted 5 bases in 4 codons; deleted 1 base in 1 codon), protein MTAINKTKKITALYHCTYTNNCSILSLVTQTLWAGSVSFITTLGLFFFSGPFGEWASSGDITIVVDGESFLLHKFPLVSRSGKIRKMVMVAHHDHESNISKLELHXFELGMKFCYGINFEITTSNVVHLRCAADYLEMTEENLIQRTEIYVAEAVLQSLQYSLQVLSTCELLPSIAEEVEIPTRCVEAIAINACKEHLVSGLSRLDCHANHQSPQLNPDACVEWWIQDLSVLKIEYYQRVICAMGKVGLPAETITSSLIHYAQTSLNPAKIKPSPGMPQNXIIEVIVSLLPAQNKCSIPQSFLFGMLRMAITLXCRLELERRIAFRLEMVSLDDLLMPSVRTGDSLFDVDTVHRIILNFVQRVEVEEEEDCSEGVGSSGQGSLLKVGRLIDAYLAEIAADPNLSLQKFIDMIEIVPDYARVIDDGLYRAIDIYLKAHPKLTEQECRKVCKLIECEKLSEEASNHAHAAQNDRLPVEMSVGVLYLEQIRMKNSLSGGNSVSQSKRMSSAAMSPRDXLRRENRQLKLEISRMRLRLSEVEKEQMYIYMKQGIILKSGNGNTFFTSLSKGFGRIGNGNTILCGPYPFIFPERQFSICHRPRFCRRFSQSVASFSVGTIKLLSKHLIHHDFSLC, encoded by the exons ATGACAGCTatcaataaaacaaaaaaaataacagCATTGTACCATTGTACATACACAAACAATTGCAGCATCTTATCCTTGGTGACTCAGACTTTGTGGGCTGGTTCAGTGTCTTTCATAACAACTCTGGGCTTGTTTTTCTTTAGTGGTCCATTTGGTGAATGGGCTTCATCAGGGGACATTACAATTGTTGTGGATGGGGAATCATTTCTACTGCATAAG TTTCCCCTTGTCTCTCGAAGTGGCAAGATTCGAAAAATGGTTATGGTTGCACATCATGATCATGAATCAAATATTTCTAAATTGGAGCTTC AATTTGAACTTGGAATGAAATTTTGTTACGGCATCAACTTTGAGATCACGACTTCCAATGTTGTGCATCTGCGTTGTGCTGCCGACTATTTGGAAATGACAGAAGAAAACCTCATTCAACGTACTGAGATTTATGTCGCTGAGGCTGTGCTTCAAAGCCTCCAATACTCCTTACAAGTACTATCCACTTGTGAGCTGCTTCCTTCGATAGCAGAGGAGGTTGAAATTCCAACTAGGTGTGTTGAAGCTATTGCCATCAATGCTTGCAAAGAGCACTTAGTATCTGGATTGTCTCGCCTAGATTGCCATGCCAATCACCAATCACCTCAACTCAACCCCGATGCTTGTGTTGAGTGGTGGATTCAAGATCTTTCTGTCCTAAAGATTGAGTATTatcaaagagttatttgtgcCATGGGAAAGGTAGGCCTTCCAGCAGAGACCATTACTTCTTCTTTAATACATTATGCTCAGACATCATTGAATCCAGCAAAGATCAAACCAAGTCCTGGCATGCCCCAAAA GATCATTGAAGTTATTGTGAGTCTTTTGCCTGCACAAAATAAGTGTTCCATTCCACAGAGTTTTCTGTTTGGAATGTTAAGAATGGCGATCACGT CGTGTAGACTAGAGCTTGAACGAAGAATTGCTTTTCGTTTAGAAATGGTTTCCCTTGATGATCTTCTCATGCCTTCTGTTCGCACTGGCGATTCATTGTTCGACGTGGATACTGTCCATAGGATAATACTCAATTTCGTGCAGCGGGTtgaagtagaagaagaagaagattgtTCGGAAGGTGTAGGATCTTCAGGGCAGGGTTCATTGTTAAAAGTAGGAAGGCTCATTGATGCATATCTAGCAGAAATTGCAGCTGATCCAAACTTGAGTCTGCAGAAATTCATTGACATGATTGAGATCGTGCCTGATTATGCTCGTGTGATCGATGATGGACTTTATAGGGCTATTGACATATACTTGAag GCTCATCCAAAATTAACCGAGCAAGAGTGTAGGAAAGTGTGCAAGTTGATAGAGTGTGAAAAGTTATCAGAAGAAGCAAGCAATCATGCTCATGCAGCTCAGAATGACAGACTTCCAGTTGAGATGAGTGTTGGAGTACTCTACTTGGAACAAATTCGGATGAAGAATTCCTTGTCAGGAGGAAATAGTGTATCGCAGTCGAAGAGAATGAGCAGTGCAGCAATGTCTCCTCGGG AGTTAAGAAGGGAAAATCGACAACTTAAACTTGAGATATCGAGGATGCGACTGAGGCTGAGTGAAGTAGAGAAGGAGCAGATGTACATC TACATGAAGCAAGGAATCATTCTGAAATCAGGAAATGGAAACACTTTCTTTACCTCACTCTCTAAAGGGTTTGGAAGAATTGGAAATGGAAACACTATTTTATGCGGTCCCTACCCTTTTATTTTCCCAGAACGACAGTTCTCCATTTGTCATCGCCCTCGCTTTTGCCGTCGCTTTTCACAGTCAGTCGCATCCTTTTCGGTTGGAACAATTAAGCTCTTAAGCAAACACCTAATTCACCATGATTTTTCACTTTGTTAA